The Gymnogyps californianus isolate 813 unplaced genomic scaffold, ASM1813914v2 HiC_scaffold_38, whole genome shotgun sequence genome includes a region encoding these proteins:
- the LOC127028636 gene encoding antigen WC1.1-like has translation MWSRVLDDQWDMQEASVVCRQLQCGKAETAYTSLKAQRGTGPVGLRGVRCTGHEANLTLCNTSLPESVLAAGIAEDVGPFAGGSRQVRLVNGPGRCAGRVEIYYQGSWGTICDDGWDLHDAAVVCQQLGCGGAVEAVGSARFGEGSGQIWLDSVNCSGAEAALWDCLAESWGQHDCWHKEDAGVVCSEFVALRLENSDGCSGRLQVFYNGTWGIVCSNSMTPKTVSLACKLLGCGDRGSLETRLPSGKVSGPAWLDRVECGERNNFFWQCPSTPWDPQSCDDLRDETHITCNDREKIRAVGGENGCSGRVEVWYRGSWGTVCDDSWDMQDAEVACRQLGCGPAVSALDEAAFGEGTGPIWLEQVECRGTEPSLQDCWARPGDSGACRHKEDAGVRCSDPTRDRPTGSGRVSLPIIICIILGALLCLLLALLAVQSARAGRRGSERAWEPFPEAVYEEIGYSPAGEKQERFSGSGSYSEGSLTKLQPYPGDSKEEDGPGSAPDIPVLPGGDPVDGYDDAREVSDPGEDPVSGQGDWEMPRVPEEGAGPRDAPGEPGYDDAEEVSLAHPPEDTKAVTPELGAQQSRSPRPGEPVPAMGLGAARREEMSVQLGEL, from the exons ATGTGGAGCAGAGTCCTGGATGACCAGTGGGACATGCAGGAGGCCAGCGTGGTGTGCCGGCAGCTGCAGTGCGGAAAGGCAGAGACAGCCTACACCTCCCTGAAGGCCCAGAGAGGGACGGGTCCTGTGGGGCTGCGAGGGGTCCGGTGCACAGGGCACGAGGCCAACTTGACTCTCTGCAACACCTCCCTGCCTGAGagtgtgctggcagcagggattGCAGAGGACGTGGGGCCGTTTGCTGGG GGGAGCCGACAGGTCCGGCTGGTGAATGGGCCCGGGCGCTGTGCGGGGAGAGTGGAGATCTACtaccagggcagctgggggacCATCTGCGATGACGGCTGGGACCTGCATGACGCCGCTGTCGtttgccagcagctgggctgcggAGGGGCGGTGGAGGCGGTTGGCTCCGCTCGGTTTGGGGAAGGCTCCGGTCAGATCTGGCTGGACAGCGTGAACTGCTCTGGGGCcgaagctgctctctgggactGCCTGGCAGAGTCCTGGGGGCAGCACGACTGCTGGCACAAAGAGGACGCAGGAGTCGTCTGCTCAG AGTTCGTGGCcctgaggctggagaacagcgATGGCTGCTCTGGGCGCCTGCAGGTTTTCTACAACGGGACGTGGGGGATTGTTTGCTCCAACTCAATGACTCCCAAAACGGTGTCGCTGGCATGCAAGTTGCTGGGCTGTGGGGACAGAGGGTCCCTGGAAACACGCCTGCCCTCTGGCAAGGtgtctggccctgcctggctggatcGCGTGGAGTGTGGGGAGAGAAACAACTTTTTCTGGCAGTGTCCCTCCACTCCCTGGGACCCACAGTCGTGCGATGACCTGCGAGACGAGACCCACATCACCTGCAATG acAGGGAGAAGATTCGTGCCGTGGGAGGAGAGAATGGGTGCTCGGGCAGAGTGGAGGTCTGGTACCGTGGCTCCTGGGGGACAGTGTGCGACGACTCCTGGGACATGCAGGATGCTGAGGtggcatgcaggcagctgggctgtggccccGCAGTGTCTGCTCTGGATGAGGCTGCATTTGGGGAGGGGACAGGCCCcatctggctggagcaggtggagtgCCGGGGTACAGAGCCatctctgcaggactgctgggccCGGCCTGGAGACAGTGGTGCCTGCCGGCATAAGGAGGACGCTGGTGTGCGCTGCTCCG ATCCCACCCGGGACCGTCCAACTGGCAGCGGGAGAGTCTCATTGCCCATCATCATCTGCATCATCCTGGGagcccttctctgcctgctcctggccctcTTGGCTGTGCAAAGCGCCAGGGCTGGGCGTAGAG GTTCTGAGAGAGCTTGGGAGCCTTTTCCTGAGGCCGTGTACGAGGAGATTGGTTACAGCCCGGCGggggagaagcaggagaggtTCAGCGGCTCAG GCTCCTATTCAGAGGGGTCCCTGACCAAGCTGCAGCCGTACCCTGGggacagcaaggaggaggatggtcCAGGGTCAGCACCAG aCATCCCTGTTCTGCCCGGAGGTGACCCAGTGGATGGCTATGATGATGCCAGGGAGGTTTCTGACCCTGGGGAGGATCCCGTGTCTGGACAGGGAGACTGGGAAATGCCCAGGGtgccagaggaaggagcagggccCAGGGATGCACCTGGag AGCCGGGCTATGACGATGCTGAAGAGGTGTCTCTGGCACATCCCCCTGAGGACACGAAGGCTGTGACACCGGAGCTGGGTGCACAGCAGTCCCGGAGCCCCAGGCCAGGAGAGCCGGTCCCTGCCATGGGGCTGGGtgcagccaggagggaggagatgtctgtgcagctgggagagctgtga
- the LOC127028638 gene encoding scavenger receptor cysteine-rich type 1 protein M130-like: MEIHDRDQWKTVCDSDFGPKAADVVCRDLQCGVALPITEAAHFGEGVGPVWDRELQCVGNESFLMSCPKGSPRDRPCTHAAHVTCTQYTRFRLVNGSTACDGRVEVQVLGTWGTLCASRWDLLDAHVLCHHLDCGFAESIPRGGHFGRGSGPVWRDSFHCDGTEGHLGQCPVTTLGASLCSHENDAAVICSGDSASLRLVGGESRCDGRLEIFQHGMWSRVLDDQWDMQEASVVCRQLQCGKAETAYTSLKAQRGTGPVGLRGVRCTGHEANLTLCNTSLPESVLAAGIAEDVGAVCWGSRQVRLVNGPGRCAGRVEIYYQGSWGTICDDGWDLHDAAVVCQQLGCGGAVEAVGSARFGEGSGQIWLDSVNCSGAEAALWDCLAESWGQHDCWHKEDAGVVCSEFVALRLENSDGCSGRLQVFYNGTWGIVCSNSMTPKTVSLACKLLGCGDRGSLETRLPSGKVSGPAWLDRVECGERNNFFWQCPSTPWDPQSCDDLRDETHITCNDPTRDRPAGSGRVSLPIIICIILGALLCLLLALLAVQSARAGRRGSERAWEPFPEAVYEEIGYSPAGEKQERFSGSGSYSEGSLTKLQPYPGDSKEEDGPGSAPESVGYDDAEEVSLAHPPEDTKAVTPELGAQQSRSPRPGEPVPAMGLGAARREEMSVQLGEL, from the exons ATGGAGATCCACGACAgggaccagtggaaaactgtgtGTGACTCAGACTTTGGTCCCAAAGCTGCTGACGTGGTCTGCAGGGACTTGCAGTGTGGCGTGGCCCTGCCCATCActgaggcagctcactttggagaaggagTCGGTCCCGTCTGGGacagagagctgcagtgtgtggggaatgaatccttTCTCATGTCCTGCCCCAAAGGATCCCCCAGGGACCGGCCCTGCACCCATGCTGCGCATGTCACCTGCACAC AGTACACAAGGTTCAGGCTGGTGAACGGCAGCACGGCGTGTGATGGGAGGGTGGAGGTCCAggtgctggggacctggggCACCCTCTGTGCCTCCCGATGGGACCTCTTGGATGCCCACGTTCTCTGTCATCACCTCGACTGCGGGTTTGCCGAGTCCATTCCCAGAGGAGGGCATTTTGGGAGAGGAAGTGGCCCCGTCTGGAGAGACTCGTTCCACTGTGACGGGACTGAAGGCCACCTGGGACAGTGCCCAGTGACCACCCTGGGGGCCTCTCTGTGCTCCCACGAGAACGACGCTGCTGTCATTTGCTCAGGTGA CTCTGCATCCCTACGGCTGGTGGGTGGAGAGAGTCGGTGTGATGGACGTTTGGAGATCTTCCAGCATGGGATGTGGAGCAGAGTCCTGGATGACCAGTGGGACATGCAGGAGGCCAGCGTGGTGTGCCGGCAGCTGCAGTGCGGAAAGGCAGAGACAGCCTACACCTCCCTGAAGGCCCAGAGAGGGACGGGTCCTGTGGGGCTGCGAGGGGTCCGGTGCACAGGGCACGAGGCCAACTTGACTCTCTGCAACACCTCCCTGCCTGAGagtgtgctggcagcagggattGCAGAGGACGTGGGGGCCGTTTGCTGGG GGAGCCGACAGGTCCGGCTGGTGAATGGGCCCGGGCGCTGTGCGGGGAGAGTGGAGATCTACtaccagggcagctgggggacCATCTGCGATGACGGCTGGGACCTGCATGACGCCGCTGTCGtttgccagcagctgggctgcggAGGGGCGGTGGAGGCAGTTGGCTCCGCTCGGTTTGGGGAAGGCTCCGGTCAGATCTGGCTGGACAGCGTGAACTGCTCTGGGGCcgaagctgctctctgggactGCCTGGCAGAGTCCTGGGGGCAGCACGACTGCTGGCACAAAGAGGACGCAGGAGTCGTCTGCTCAG AGTTCGTGGCcctgaggctggagaacagcgATGGCTGCTCTGGGCGCCTGCAGGTTTTCTACAACGGGACGTGGGGGATTGTTTGCTCCAACTCAATGACTCCCAAAACGGTGTCGCTGGCATGCAAGTTGCTGGGCTGTGGGGACAGAGGGTCCCTGGAAACACGCCTGCCCTCTGGCAAGGtgtctggccctgcctggctggatcGCGTGGAGTGTGGGGAGAGAAACAACTTTTTCTGGCAGTGTCCCTCCACTCCCTGGGACCCGCAGTCGTGCGATGACCTGCGAGACGAGACCCACATCACCTGCAATG ATCCCACCCGGGACCGTCCAGCTGGCAGCGGGAGAGTCTCATTGCCCATCATCATCTGCATCATCCTGGGagcccttctctgcctgctcctggccctcTTGGCTGTGCAAAGCGCCAGGGCTGGGCGTAGAG GTTCTGAGAGAGCTTGGGAGCCTTTCCCTGAGGCCGTGTACGAGGAGATTGGTTACAGCCCAGCGggggagaagcaggagaggtTCAGCGGCTCAG GCTCCTATTCAGAGGGGTCCCTGACCAAGCTGCAGCCGTACCCTGGggacagcaaggaggaggatggtcCAGGGTCAGCACCAG AGAGCGTGGGCTATGACGATGCTGAAGAGGTGTCTCTGGCACATCCCCCTGAGGACACAAAGGCTGTGACACCGGAGCTGGGTGCACAGCAGTCCCGGAGCCCCAGGCCAGGAGAGCCGGTCCCTGCCATGGGGCTGGGtgcagccaggagggaggagatgtctgtgcagctgggagagctgtga